GCCCAGTCAAACCCCAGCCAGCGAACATCTTCTTTGATCGAATCGACGTATTCCACGTCCTCTTTTTCAGGATTGGTATCATCGAATCGCAGATTGCAAAGGCCACCTGGATTCTCACCGGCAATACCAAAATTGATACAGATTGATTTGGCATGCCCGATATGCAGATAACCATTCGGCTCAGGCGGAAAACGTGTATGCACACGCCCCTCATGTTTGCCTGATTGATTATCTTCCTCGATAATTGTCCGAATAAAATCGGTTGGTGTTTTTTCTTCGGGAGTCGACATCCCCTACTCCTTAAATGATTTCATCAATCACAGGACCAGCCTGTCTCGATTCTACTGCTTAATTACTCACTCTGACTGAGAGAAATCGCACGATCAATTCGCTGAATGCAACTCTCTTTCCCTAGAATTGCCAGACAATCAAACATGCCGATTCCCGTCCCTTTTCCACTGACGGCCACACGTAACGCATGAATAATCTGCCCCATACCAACCCCTTCCTGTTCCACGAAGTCGTGCAACAGTTGGTCTAATGCCTCCGCATTAAAGTCGCTGGCCTGGGCTAACTTTTCTTTCAGTTTTTCTAACAGAGTAACTGCTTCTGCTGATTTTTTAATTCGTTTTTTGAACGCTTTTGCATCATACACCAGTTGATCGTCGGCAACAAAAAATTCATCGAAGTCCAGAATGTCACTGGCGATTTTCAAACGATCTTCCATCCCGATAATCACCTGGCTGATCCTTTGTTTGGTTTCGGGAGCACTCGCGTCTTGAACCAAACCTGCTTTTTCCAGAAAAGGACTGCAGCGCTCTACTTTTTCATCCATGGATAATTGATTCATCCAATGTGATTGAAAACTGAGCAGTTTGTCCGGATCAAGGCCTGCAGCAGATTTGACAATGCGATCGAGGGTAAAGTTCTCGATAATCGTGTCCATCGACATAATTTCGGTCTTATCGTCTAAAGACCAGCCCAATCGGGAGAGCGCATTTAAGATTGCTTCGGGAAGATAGCCAATCTTCTCATAATATTCGACCATCACAGGATCAAGGCCTCCGGCATTTTCCAGACCAATCCGTGGAAAGACAGCTTCTGCTTTATCAAACATCTTTTTGAACTGGGGACTCTTACGATATTTATCGAGCTTTCGTTTACTCAGTTTTTCTTTTCCACCGGGTGCTGCCACAAACGGAATATGAGCAAACTGTGGCAATTCATAACCCAATGCCTGGAAAATCAAAACCTGCACTGGTGTGTTTGAAAGATGTTCTTCCGCACGAATCACATGTGTGATCTTCATTTGCGCGTCGTCAATCACACTCGCCAGATTATAAAGAGGCGTCCCATTGGCCCGCATAATGACGGGATCGATCATCAGATTAGTATCAAATTCCACATACCCACGAACGGCATCTTCGATTTGTACTTTTTGATCGTGGGGAACCATCAGTCTCACGACAAAGGGTCGTTCTTCTGCAACATATTGATCTAGTTCATTCTGTGACAACTTCAATGAGGGTCTTTGTCGCATGAATCCGAGTTTTTCATCCCGATCTAATGGGATCTCTCCAGTCGGAACATAACACCGATAGGCTTTGCCTTCCGTCAATAGTTGATCGACGGCGGACCGATAAAGGTCATTTCGCTCGGACTGAAAGTAAGGACCGTTGTCGCCTCCCACTTCGGGTCCTTCATCCCAATTCAGTCCCAACCATTTAAATGCTTGTAGAATGGGATCGAGCGCTTCCGACAGATTGCGTTCCTGATCAGTGTCGTCGATGCGAAGAATAAATTGCCCACCGTTGTGCCGTGCCCAGAGCCAGTTAAATAAAGCAGTCCGCATACCTCCAATATGCATGTAGCCTGTTGGACTAGGGGCAAAACGGGTTCGAACGGTACTCATAAAAATGCTCTTATTATTTCTCTTGGCTGCCAAAAACGAGAGGATTCCTGAAATCTCAAACGTACGATACTAGAAAGTTTCGCACGGTAATCAGGATCGGGACGACCGATCATAAAAGACCTTCGAGCGTTCGACAAGTATCTTTAAGGATTCAACTTAGCGCAATACTGCGTTTTCCGCAAATTCTCTCTCAACGTACCGGTCTTGACGCTCCTCTTGATGCGACCTAGCATTTCCTTATGAAACGTTTTTTACTACTTCTCTTTGTACTACTGCTCCTGCTGGGAGGAGTCACAGGAGGCCTTTATTGGTCTTCTGCTCAGGTTCCTGAATTTTATCAGGCAGCACTTCAGGCCGAATCGAAACCGGAAGTCCGGCAGCAAAAAGCCAAACAGTTCGTTCAACGTTCGATGCAACTGGTGAATGATGTACACAATCATGAACCACAATGGTCACAGGAATTTAGCGAACAACAGATTAATGCATGGCTGGCAGAAGAATTGCATCAAAAATACAACGAGTGGGTACCAAAAGGAATTTCTGATCCAAGAATCAAGTTTGGAAACGATCAGGTCGAATTGGGATTCCGTTTGTCATTGAAAAAATGGTCGGGCATCATCAGTCTGAAATTCAAGCCCTGGTTACTGAAAAAAAATCGCCTTGTTCTTGAGCTGGAAAACGCGCGGGCTGGGTTACTCCCTATTCCAATTGAAGAAGCAATCGCAGATTTGATCCAGGAAGCACGTAAGGATGGCTGGCATATTGAATGGGGGCAAAATAATGGCAACGACGCGTTAATCGTGAACCTGGATCATGGCAAAAATGAATTGCCCGACTTGACGGCCTTGGAAGTTCAACCTGGTCTGTTTCGCATTGCCGGAAAAGCAGTTGCTGAAAACCAATAAACCACATTAAAAAAACGCGGTGTAATTGAACGACCACTGGTTTTCCTGGTCCGTTTTTTTGAGTGTGACCCGTCCCGCCAGTTCTTCTCCTGTTAACAATGCCACAATTGAATCATCGCTCCGTTCCAGAAGTGAAAACGTACCGCGGTCCCACTGCTGAACCTCACCACGATCTCCAGAGACTGGTCCCTCGTAATCCAGATAAACCAGCCGATGATCGGGCAGCACTTCGGCAACCAGATCGATTGACGATTCATCCGATGTCGGATCAATGGCTGGTGGCTCATTGAGACGCCAGGTTTTAAGCACGCTTTCTTCTTCCAACATCAGGTCCCAATGCAATTGAGGATGGTCATGGCGAAGTATGACAAATTGTCTCATAAAATAACTCTTCAGGAAATCGATTGATTGATGAGTTGATCCCAGTGCTGAAAATATTGTGTCACGGAAAACCGTTGCGTCACTTCTAACGCATTGACGGCAAATTTCTTTCGTAGTGTTTTATCACTCATTAAATGCTTGAGAGTATTAGCCATTTCAGTAACATTTCCCGGTGGTATCAATAACCCATCGATTCCGGAGCGAATGATCTC
The Gimesia aquarii DNA segment above includes these coding regions:
- the gltX gene encoding glutamate--tRNA ligase is translated as MSTVRTRFAPSPTGYMHIGGMRTALFNWLWARHNGGQFILRIDDTDQERNLSEALDPILQAFKWLGLNWDEGPEVGGDNGPYFQSERNDLYRSAVDQLLTEGKAYRCYVPTGEIPLDRDEKLGFMRQRPSLKLSQNELDQYVAEERPFVVRLMVPHDQKVQIEDAVRGYVEFDTNLMIDPVIMRANGTPLYNLASVIDDAQMKITHVIRAEEHLSNTPVQVLIFQALGYELPQFAHIPFVAAPGGKEKLSKRKLDKYRKSPQFKKMFDKAEAVFPRIGLENAGGLDPVMVEYYEKIGYLPEAILNALSRLGWSLDDKTEIMSMDTIIENFTLDRIVKSAAGLDPDKLLSFQSHWMNQLSMDEKVERCSPFLEKAGLVQDASAPETKQRISQVIIGMEDRLKIASDILDFDEFFVADDQLVYDAKAFKKRIKKSAEAVTLLEKLKEKLAQASDFNAEALDQLLHDFVEQEGVGMGQIIHALRVAVSGKGTGIGMFDCLAILGKESCIQRIDRAISLSQSE
- a CDS encoding DNA polymerase ligase N-terminal domain-containing protein, translated to MRQFVILRHDHPQLHWDLMLEEESVLKTWRLNEPPAIDPTSDESSIDLVAEVLPDHRLVYLDYEGPVSGDRGEVQQWDRGTFSLLERSDDSIVALLTGEELAGRVTLKKTDQENQWSFNYTAFF